The DNA segment GGGTCTACTCTGTCATCACCTTCATACCCTGGTACTTCTTTTCCGGAGCTGGAACCAACCTGGAACGGGCTCGCAGGATCAAGGCGCGCTCAGTTAGCAGACACCCAGCGGGGCCTTACAGGGCCGTCAACAGTCAAGAGAAGCTGGTGGCCTGGCTGCACCCCGGGGTGGACACCCTGGACAAAATGTTTGAATATGCCGCATGTCGGTTTGCAAAGAGAGACTGTCTGGGCACCAGGGAGGTGCTCAGTGAGGAGGATGAGCTGCAGCCTAACGGCAAGGTTTTCAAGAAGGTGAGACACAGGCAGTGTtactcttaaacacacacaacagactGTGTGTCACcttcattattatttgaaatgttGGGTCTGACCGGTGTAAAAGAATACAAACCGGTTTGATATTGAGAAAGTCATCGGACTGGACTGGTACGACAAATTTGAAAAAGGGTGTCACACTTGACTCTGCAGCTGGTCCCGAGTGGAACATAAACACACCGTGACCTAACAGCGAGCAAGAAGTCCAACTATCACCACCGCCAGCCGTGGCGTCGTGTAACATCAGATGCTTTTTGTCCAACCGAATCCTTTAAATATGCACacgttttatattgtgatatttactagAAATGACTTACATTATATCCAGTAACAAGTAGGATGTCATCAGCAGAGGTCATttaccagaaactttcagcttccTTTTCCCTCCCACCATCTGACACcatattttagggttttttttgtagtgaaataaGGACCCAATCAGGTGTTCCTCGTCCATTGTGGCACATAGATATAAAGAGGGTTTCTGACAAAAGTTCAACTCAAACCGGCACATTGTGTTTCCCGCAGCCAGTTAGgacaattattaattttaaatccAAAGAATGTTGCCACACTGATgcatttttagttgtttttttttctttttggagaaACTGTCACGTCTTCTCatcacccaaaaaaacacatgaacctTCTAGTAAACGGCCACAACGTGcgctccttctccctctctcccgcCTTACTGAATCTTAATCTCCTGCATGATGCCAACCTCAGCTCAGCAGTAAATTGCACACGGCCTGTCCGACACGCCTGGCTACATTAGTCTGTTTATGaacaaatatattattatgttattcacatttctttatttcttataGCCAAAATTATACAATACTAGAACGACAATACCAGAATGACAAATGTCTGTTCAAGCAGTTCATGCTTGTACACCTGACCGTACCGGTTAAACCGGAAATCAACCCAAGTGTGGTGCCAGGACTGAGGAAATAGTCAAGTCAGTGGGTGGTACAGCTCATCACATGTAGGTTTAGAACTGCATATGTGAATCTGTGGGATTGCAGGAAGCTCGCTCGTGTCTGTGAGGCGACAGCGTAGTCTGCCACTGTGCACAGTGCGAGGGATGTGGGTGGAGGAGCAGTAGTGTTACTGGTGCTCTGTCTCACAGCTCAGTCTCCTCATTAGCACCTGCATGGCTGTAAAAGCCCTGTAGATGGCACTAACTGACTGCAAATGGGGGAGTCATGATGTACTGGGATCATCAGACCTCTCTCAGACTCAGCAGTCAGTACTGCACGTTACTTTTTTACATTGTGATACAGAAATACAGTGATGATATTAATTACATCGACGTGGACACCATGGATGTAAGGTCCCTGAAATCATATTCGTCATTGACTAAAGCTGCTCCTGAAAAGATGCTCTGTACATTTGTCAGTTTTCATTTGATTTGGTGCAGTGCAGATAATCCTGAATATTGCACAAAACCCTTGTGTGCAGGTTATTCTTGGGAACTATAACTGGCTGTCGTACGAGGAAGCCTACGAGGCAGCGAAGTGTTTCGGCAGCGGTCTGGCAGCGCTCGGCCAGAGGCCTCAGCGCAACATCGCCATCTTCTGCGAGACCAGAGCAGAGTGGATCGTGGCAGCACAAGCCTGCTTCATGTACAATTTCCCACGTGAGTGACAAAAACCGACAAATTCAGACAATTTTAGGCCTGCAGTAAAACACCTCAGATGGCTCACCAACTTCATTGGATTTGACAGTTGTGACCCTGTATGCCACTCTCGGACCCACGGCCATTGCCCACGGCCTGAACGAGACAGAGATCACACACATCATCACAAGCAAAGACCTGCTGCAGAGCCGTCTCAAGGTACCCGCTTCTGTGTCCGTCATGTCAGCTGTGTTAAACAAGCCTCTGCAGGTTGTTTACTGTGTGTAACATCAGGGCTCGATAAGAAGCTATTTGCATAATTACTTTTCTCCTCTCACTCGcccttctccctccctcctacATCCAACTCCATGTCCCAGGCCATACTGTGCGATGTGCCGAGGCTGCAGTACATCATTGTAGTTGACAGTAAACCCACAAGCTGGCCAGACCTCCCCAGAGGCATCATGGTCTACAACATGGACGCTGTGAGGGAGATGGGATCCAAGCCCGACAACAGTGAGTGTTTGTGATTAAAAAGGTTTTCTAATTTTGTCGGGGGGGGAAATGGGATGTGCACTGATGGAGGCTTAATACAAAGCCAACACCCTGATGTGTAATTAAAGTGCATGACGGAGTCAGCAAGAGGTCAAATCACCACTCGCCAAAAATGCAGCAATAACATTGGTTAGCTTTTCAGGAAAATTAAGGGATGTAGCAATTGTGTTTCTGCTTCAGCTATCACCTGAGccatttttatcttcttttttttctgacagaaaaaaaacactggaataaTATAAATGATTGGATACTGTAAATACAATACACAGTTTCCACAACTGTGTACAAAACAAGAATAACAAggaattaattcattaatttaaacaattaatGCATTAAGATTAATTGAAAGTTAATCAggctaaaaaaatcatatgatcATCATCATGGCATACACTTGTTTTAAAAGTGTTCAccagttctttttcttttttttctttttttttacaattaaatgcTTAAGTgtgcaaacaaaatattaaggttttggaagtttttgggggaaaaaaaatgtaaaaaaagacatttgtcattgaaagtgcttgaatttctgtattttatgcAAGAATTGAAATGAAAGCTCTTTTGATATTGCCAGCCATCAGTGTCACACAGCACAACTGTCAATGAAATTGTCAATTTGTAACAGTTATTAACTTTGTTATGTGTGTCAAACTGTGTTGGAACTTTGAGTTTACGGGAATTAGGCATAAAAAGTCCATGAAAAGGCTTTAAATTTGATGTCGAAGAAGATTTGGGGACTCTCTACGATTAATAATGTTTATGTTGGTGTGTGATCGATTTCCTGTCAACATCAACCCTCTGCTCTTCTGTCTCCGCAGTCGCAGTAGACCGCAGACAGCCAGAGCCCTTCGACATCGCAGTCATCATGTACACCAGCGGCTCCACGGGCATCCCCAAGGGTGTCATGATCTCCCATGGCAACATCATTGCTGGCATCACTGGCATGGCTGAGCGGATCCCAAACCTCAAGTATGCCAATATCAGATTCacttcctccctttttttcttgtcttctaCAAGCAAATGAAGTTTTTAAGTATGGTGAAATACATGATCCGCCCTActctgccttactctgcctctgattggctcaccCTGATATTCTTACCAACAAGCACTAGCCAATCAGGGCGAGAGTAGGGAGGGTCATGTCTTTGCCATCCTGAGAAAAGAAGATGTGAGGTCTGCAACTCTCCaaatctgtcaaaaaatgatcattCTCCTCCTGCTCACTGTACTCCTTCTAAGACACATGCACTAGCACATCTTTTGTCACAAACTCCATTAACACCGCCTCACTTCTTTTCTGTGAATATTATGGAAATTAACTTGCTGTTATTTCTTTGCTGGCAGTGAAACAGACACCTATATTGGCTACCTGCCGCTGGCACACGTTTTAGAGCTCAGTGCTGAGCTGGTGTGCATCTCTCACGGCTGCCGCATCGGCTACTCCTCTCCTCAGACTCTAGCTGATCAGGTCAGTGtataaaagcacacacacacgcatgcacacacacacacacacgcatgcacacacacacatgcttgtggccagcatgtttttgtcacagtcagtgttgtATGTTACATATATAAGATGTCATCTTAGATAGCAATGatcattcatgtatttatataatccttcttaaagggacagttcaaccagaaatcaaaaatacacacatttcctCTTAATTGTAGTGcgatttatcagtctagatttcTTTTGGTGTGCGTTGCCGAGTTTTTGAAATATCGGTcctagagatgtctgccttctcttgaatataatagAAATAGATGGCACTTGatttgtggtgcttaaagcgccaaaaaatacatatgaagacagaccttgttgtgagcaatttcatgcaggaactatttccTTTCTATTGAACTAGAGCCATCTATCTTAGCATTGCACAGAAGTGTGCATTTACTGTTAGCTCatctagcaccactgagctaactAACATTACAGCCTAGCTGAGGAGGaggccattaatgtttacatcttgcactATCACGAGCACGAGCCTCACAGTCATGAGTAGATGCAGGTTGccttctgtgtggtgatgaatttttcaaatgtacttttttggcgcttttagcaccacaaaccgagtgccatctagttccataatATTGATAgcctctatggctgatatctccaacactttgcaactcacaccaaaacaatccagttgataaatagcactgcagggaagaggagaaatgtgtatttttctatttttttattttttttatttttctataatgTCCTCTtttgatcacttttaaagctctGTGTAATCAGGCACCCGCCTACAGGTCACTGAGAGTTGAccgatattttttctttcattttcacagtctACAAAGATAAAGAAGGGCAGTAAAGGTGATACCAGTGTGCTGAAACCTACTCTCATGGCTGCTGTACCAGTAAGTCTTTCTGTCACTGCACAAACCCACAAAGCCAATATTAATAGCAATATGACCTCGAACTAGGCCTTCAAgtaaagtgcataaaacagtgtTAGAGTTAAAGTGTCAAAAGGGTTAACTGAGAGCTCGATGTGTAGGAGATCATGGATCGAATCTACAAGAATGTGATGACCAAAGTGGAGGAGATGAGCAGACTCCAGAAGACGCTCTTTGTGTTGGCCTACAATTACAAGATGGAGCAGATCTCTAAGGGCTACAGCACACCCCTGTGTGACaggtaaaacacacttttatctCGTGTGCCCGAGCTGAGGCATTCGCTTCTGCGCTGAGTCACGAGCAAACATTAACCTCTGTTACGACACGGCTAATTATAACCCGGCGTAGACTCTTGTTAACACAGTGTCTCTTCAGAAGGGTTAGTGAATTATTCTCTCGTATATGTGAAGCACTGTGTGGTATTGATTCTGATAGGGTGTTTGCTCAGGTTATTCTTTAGCACAAGTCAATATCTGGATGCTGTGTTGATTAACTTTCAGTTGActttttgttgagtttgttgCGAGTTGTTGTCGGAATCACTCAATATGTCCACGctgtatatttctgtttttgtacacCTCCTCCCTCAACAGTCTGGTGTTCAAACGGGTGCGTGCGCTCTTGGGAGGAAACACACGAGTGCTGCTTTCTGGCGGAGCTCCGCTCTCAGCTGCCACACAGCGCTTCATGAACATCTGCCTGTGCTGCCCTGTGGGGCAGGGCTACGGCCTGACGGAGACCTGCGGAGCTGGCACCATCAGCGAGAGTAAGAGAGCGGAAGTCACGTGGTGTTTTTAGTTGGgaaattaaaggaatatttcccTCGCAAATGTCCATTTGCATATCAGTTACTCCCCTTGCATAACAtgaaatttgtgaagaaaatggtTTTCTCGTATGCCTTTTGTGAACGAAGACTCCAAAAACGGAGAAAAATCTTGAATAATTTAAGTACAAGGGGGttgcatttaacaacaacaaaactatatcaataCATTCgttaacaaactctcacacagctcgCGCGGTGCAATCCAGGTCTCATTTCTCATACTTTCTTAATAGGCAGCCCTTTCCAACGGGAACTTAACTCTTCAAAGCCACACGCCAGTGACAAAAACACGAGAGCTGCAGGTCTGCCACTGCCTTGATCAGCTAGTTTGTCTTATTGTGTGGCTAAAGTGAATTAAAGGGTCAGTTTGGTTtcatcaaagtcacacagtaacacagacagactgattaaggcagcagtagaccagcagctccagtgttcagcgagttaaaattactgtttttctttagctgcatttacactgcctgctcAATCCAACCACCTCGCCGTTCTGTATATTCTGTATATAACCGCCGATCGCAGAAAGGGGAGACAGTAGTTTCACCTCTAAGCCGGGACCGGATGCAGTAACAGCCCCAAACAATgtctgtgtaaaacgtaaagcaGGAAAGACGTGACGGTTTGTGACGTGTTAATGTGTGCGACCCACTGCTGGAGATTGAAAAAGCAGCTGTTGTCATagcagctaattcaaagaagaacaaCAGCATTCGTAAATGTTCGCAGActgagaaaacaatgagattcgggAGCTCCTTATTCTCTGAGCAGAGGTggccgccatataacagagaaggtaaatgattgtgattgaggCCATTGTTATTGATCATAAAGTGCTGTTAACgcatatgttttatgtcatgctAGAGGCAGACGCCTCGTGTGTGAAACGTCATGCCTCCTCTAATCGCAGGACGCCATGATGCAGCGTATAATCCACACCGGAGCAGAATAACGCcgccattgtttggttctgtgtaaaaatgcaggggcGGTTTAAAGAGGTAACTTTGTTGCGGCCCTAAAGTGCAATCTTTGCGCCAAAGCGACTTTTGAAGAGAACGTTTCCTTGCATGTGTTAGGGAAGTACTTAGCATACAACTGGATTAATGAGactggattatactgcacgagttttGAAAACtatgttaaaaacacagactCCTGTGACTCCaattcaatgtgttttttaaattttttgattctttgttAAGCGTGGAGGCAAGCAAGAaaacgttttcttcacaaattcaacataacagcAGTAATCGATATACGAGCAATCATTTgggaggtgaagtattccttttaagaaaaaagcaaataaaaaaatacaaagaatgtGGTTTTTCTGGTATTACCTACATTTCTCAGgagtttttgctctttttttccccctccagtTTGGGACTACAGCACAGGACGGGTTGGTGCTCCACTGGTTTGTTCAGAGATCACGCTGAAGGACTGGGAGGAGGGTGAGTTAAATAACGCCAACCCAATTTAGAGAAGGCAGCAAACAGTTTGATATTCTAATCAGGTTTGTGCTCCTCTAGGTGGTTACTACAGCACAGACAAACCCAACCCACGCGGGGAGATTTTGCTTGGCGGTCCCAATGTGACGATGGGTTactacaaaaatgaaataaagaaccGTGAGGACTTTTTCGTGGATGAGAACGGCCAGCGATGGTTTTGCACAGGAGACATCGGAGAGTTCGAACCAGATGGATGCCTTAAGATCATTGGTAAGAAATCCACAAACTACCGCACGTGTGTGTGAGGTGTAGGTGTAACATCTATTAAGATTGTAACGTGTGTTGTCTTCCAACAGACCGTAAGAAGGACCTGGTGAAACTGCAGGCAGGCGAGTACGTCTCTCTAGGAAAAGTGGAGGCTGTTTTGAAAAACTGCCCACTCATCGACAACATCTGTGCCTATGCCAACAGGTAAAACCCTGCACACACTCCGACATTTCAGCCAAtgccttctctttttctttcaatttctctctcttttagaAAACTTTCTGAGTtcttttgtattcatttttcagTGACCAATCGTATGTGATCAGCTTCGTGGTGCCTAACCACAAGCAGCTAATGGCGCTGGCCAATCAGCTGCAGGTGAAGGGCACATGGGAGGAGATGTGCAACAACCTCCAGCTGGAGAAAGAGGTCCTCCGCATCATTACTGAGGCTGCTATCTCAGGTAGAGGAAAAAGCCTTTGTGTCTTCTTCATTTGTATTCATTCTGCACATGCACCACGGCTTCCTGGAGGATTTCAATGTCCCAGACAAATGGGAGAAATTCCTTTtgaatattatttgtttatgttcaggcttcccgcagatccttaaaaagtcttatgAGGAATTGAATTTATTATACTAAAACTAAGGCCTTGATAGTGTGAAAATGTCTAATTCAGTCTTTTACATGTCTTAGAAGTGCTTATACATGAGAAATTTTATTAATCTTTCTTCAGACATAgcactgtaaaatcttaaaTAGATAGTCACATGTATtagctaaaaataattttcattaacGTTGCACAGATGAGGATAGCCGAACCAAAAACACTAA comes from the Plectropomus leopardus isolate mb chromosome 12, YSFRI_Pleo_2.0, whole genome shotgun sequence genome and includes:
- the acsl3b gene encoding long-chain-fatty-acid--CoA ligase 3b; this translates as MKLKEDMNPLLLQVFRSVVWVYSVITFIPWYFFSGAGTNLERARRIKARSVSRHPAGPYRAVNSQEKLVAWLHPGVDTLDKMFEYAACRFAKRDCLGTREVLSEEDELQPNGKVFKKVILGNYNWLSYEEAYEAAKCFGSGLAALGQRPQRNIAIFCETRAEWIVAAQACFMYNFPLVTLYATLGPTAIAHGLNETEITHIITSKDLLQSRLKAILCDVPRLQYIIVVDSKPTSWPDLPRGIMVYNMDAVREMGSKPDNIAVDRRQPEPFDIAVIMYTSGSTGIPKGVMISHGNIIAGITGMAERIPNLNETDTYIGYLPLAHVLELSAELVCISHGCRIGYSSPQTLADQSTKIKKGSKGDTSVLKPTLMAAVPEIMDRIYKNVMTKVEEMSRLQKTLFVLAYNYKMEQISKGYSTPLCDSLVFKRVRALLGGNTRVLLSGGAPLSAATQRFMNICLCCPVGQGYGLTETCGAGTISEIWDYSTGRVGAPLVCSEITLKDWEEGGYYSTDKPNPRGEILLGGPNVTMGYYKNEIKNREDFFVDENGQRWFCTGDIGEFEPDGCLKIIDRKKDLVKLQAGEYVSLGKVEAVLKNCPLIDNICAYANSDQSYVISFVVPNHKQLMALANQLQVKGTWEEMCNNLQLEKEVLRIITEAAISAKMERFEIPKKIRLSSEPWTPETGLVTDAFKLKRKELKTHYQEDIERMYGGK